Proteins encoded by one window of Mycolicibacterium cosmeticum:
- a CDS encoding ABC transporter permease, translating into MNFLQQALSYIFTAEHWSGPAGLGIRIVEHLQYTAIAVLFSALVAIPVGLLIGHTGRGTFLVVSGVNALRALPTLGVLLLGVLLWGLGLIPPTVALMLLGIPPLLAGTYAGIANVDAAVVDAARSMGMTERQVLSRVEVPNALPLILGGLRTATLQIVATATVAAYASLGGLGRYLIDGIKIRQFHIALVGALMVTALALILDAALAFAVWLSQPGVGRWRRLPQPLIDDEVALESRSGPVRGRSSERGYEARGASPTVER; encoded by the coding sequence ATGAACTTCCTGCAGCAGGCCCTGTCCTACATCTTCACCGCGGAGCACTGGTCCGGCCCGGCCGGGCTGGGCATCCGGATCGTCGAACACCTGCAGTACACCGCGATCGCGGTGCTGTTCTCGGCGCTGGTCGCGATCCCGGTCGGGCTGCTCATCGGGCACACCGGCCGCGGCACCTTCCTGGTGGTCAGCGGCGTCAACGCGCTGCGTGCCCTGCCCACGCTGGGGGTCCTGCTGCTCGGGGTGCTGCTGTGGGGTCTGGGACTGATACCGCCCACCGTTGCGCTGATGCTGTTGGGCATCCCGCCGTTGCTGGCCGGGACGTATGCCGGCATCGCCAACGTCGACGCCGCCGTCGTCGACGCCGCGCGGTCCATGGGGATGACCGAACGCCAGGTGCTGTCCCGGGTCGAGGTGCCCAACGCGCTGCCGCTCATCCTGGGTGGGCTGCGCACCGCCACCCTGCAGATCGTGGCCACCGCCACCGTCGCCGCCTATGCCAGCCTGGGCGGGCTGGGCCGCTACCTGATCGACGGCATCAAGATCAGGCAATTCCACATTGCGCTGGTGGGTGCCCTGATGGTGACCGCGCTGGCGCTGATCCTGGACGCCGCGCTGGCCTTCGCGGTGTGGTTGTCCCAGCCGGGGGTCGGCCGGTGGCGGCGGCTACCCCAGCCGCTGATCGACGACGAGGTCGCGCTCGAATCACGATCGGGGCCCGTGCGGGGTCGGAGTTCGGAACGCGGCTACGAAGCCAGGGGCGCGTCGCCTACGGTAGAGAGGTGA
- a CDS encoding ABC transporter substrate-binding protein — MRCRRGTSAVGLVLATLLAVLSAGCGSADPLGGGTVSGDLKAITVGSADFTESKIIAEIYAQALEANGFTIKRQFGIGSRETYIPAVQDHSIDLIPEYTGNLLQYFDAASTATTSDAVLLALLKALPGDLSITYPSPAEDKDTLAVSAATAQRWKLKSIADLAAHSAEVKVGGPSEFQTRRTGLVGLKDQYGLTIAPANFVAISDGGGPATVQALTSGAITAANVFSTSPAIVRDKLVVLEDPKSVFLAANVVPLVASQKLSTDLKSVLDAVSAKLSTAALIDLNTSVEGNKGVDPDEAAGKWIADNGFDKPLPGK; from the coding sequence ATGCGCTGCAGACGGGGAACATCGGCGGTCGGGCTCGTCCTCGCGACGTTGCTCGCCGTGCTGAGCGCGGGCTGCGGTAGCGCCGACCCGCTCGGCGGTGGCACGGTCTCCGGTGATCTGAAAGCGATCACCGTCGGCTCGGCCGACTTCACCGAGTCGAAGATCATCGCCGAGATCTACGCCCAGGCGCTGGAGGCCAACGGTTTCACCATCAAGCGGCAATTCGGTATCGGCAGCCGCGAAACCTATATCCCCGCCGTGCAGGACCATTCCATCGACCTCATTCCGGAATACACCGGAAACCTGCTGCAGTACTTCGATGCCGCCAGCACGGCCACCACCTCGGACGCGGTGCTGCTGGCCTTGCTCAAGGCGCTGCCGGGGGACCTGTCGATCACCTACCCGTCCCCGGCCGAGGACAAGGACACCCTCGCCGTCTCGGCGGCCACCGCGCAGCGCTGGAAACTGAAGTCCATCGCCGACCTCGCCGCCCACTCGGCGGAGGTGAAAGTCGGCGGCCCGTCGGAGTTTCAGACCCGGCGCACCGGACTGGTGGGCCTCAAGGACCAGTACGGGCTGACCATTGCCCCGGCCAACTTCGTGGCGATCAGCGACGGCGGCGGGCCGGCCACCGTGCAGGCCCTCACCAGCGGCGCCATCACCGCAGCCAACGTCTTCAGCACCTCACCGGCCATCGTGCGGGACAAGCTGGTGGTGCTGGAGGATCCCAAGAGCGTCTTCCTCGCCGCCAACGTGGTGCCCCTGGTGGCCTCGCAGAAACTGTCCACCGATCTGAAATCCGTGCTCGATGCGGTCAGCGCGAAACTGTCCACCGCGGCGCTCATCGACCTCAACACCTCGGTCGAGGGCAACAAGGGTGTCGACCCCGACGAGGCGGCCGGAAAGTGGATCGCGGACAACGGTTTCGACAAACCCCTTCCCGGTAAGTGA
- a CDS encoding SDR family NAD(P)-dependent oxidoreductase has protein sequence MGYADELFDLTDRVVLITGGSRGLGREMAFAAARCGADVVIASRNLESCEATAAQITAETGRAALAHRVHVGRWDELEPLADAAYDRFGKVDVLVNNAGMSPLYDSLGSVSEKLFDSVVNLNFKGPFRLTALIGERMAAAGGGSIINVSSSGSLRPDASMLPYAAAKAALNVLTEGFAKAFGPAVRVNTLMAGPFLTDISKAWSLGDPAAFAHLALRRAGDPAEIVGAALFLMSDAASFTTGSILRADGGLP, from the coding sequence ATGGGTTATGCCGACGAGCTGTTCGACCTCACCGACCGCGTCGTGTTGATCACCGGCGGCAGCCGCGGACTGGGCCGGGAGATGGCGTTCGCGGCCGCCCGCTGCGGGGCCGATGTGGTGATCGCCAGCCGCAACCTGGAGTCGTGCGAAGCGACCGCCGCGCAGATCACCGCCGAGACCGGCCGGGCCGCGCTGGCCCACCGGGTGCATGTCGGGCGGTGGGATGAGTTGGAGCCGTTGGCCGATGCCGCCTATGACCGGTTCGGCAAGGTGGACGTGCTGGTCAACAATGCCGGCATGTCGCCGCTGTACGACTCGCTGGGCTCGGTGAGCGAGAAGCTGTTCGACTCGGTGGTGAACCTGAACTTCAAGGGGCCGTTCCGGTTGACCGCGCTGATCGGCGAGCGGATGGCGGCCGCCGGCGGCGGGTCGATCATCAACGTGAGCTCGTCGGGATCGCTGCGGCCGGACGCGTCGATGCTGCCCTATGCCGCGGCCAAGGCGGCGCTGAACGTGCTGACCGAGGGGTTCGCCAAGGCGTTCGGCCCGGCGGTGCGGGTGAACACCCTGATGGCCGGCCCGTTCCTCACCGATATCAGCAAGGCATGGTCACTCGGGGATCCGGCGGCTTTCGCGCATCTGGCGTTGCGGCGCGCCGGTGATCCGGCCGAGATCGTCGGCGCGGCACTGTTTCTCATGTCGGACGCGGCCAGCTTCACCACCGGGTCGATCCTGCGCGCCGACGGCGGGTTGCCCTGA
- a CDS encoding histidine phosphatase family protein, with product MQLLLVRHALPLRSEPGQGSDPELSEQGIAQAARLPDALSRFPVGRLVSSPQRRAVQTAGPLADKLGLTVDIDERLAEYDRDMSHYVPIEQIAQENPEELARLAAGHLPTGVDEKAFLDRVVAAVDDLIAAAGHDDTLVLFSHGGVINVLLHHILGTERLLSFHVDYASVTRLLASRSGKLSVAAVNGTEHVWDLLPRNVRW from the coding sequence ATGCAACTGCTTCTGGTCCGACATGCGCTCCCCCTGCGCAGCGAGCCCGGCCAGGGCTCCGATCCCGAGTTGTCCGAGCAGGGCATCGCGCAGGCGGCGCGGCTGCCCGACGCGCTGTCCCGGTTCCCGGTCGGCCGGCTGGTCAGCAGCCCGCAGCGGCGTGCCGTGCAGACCGCGGGCCCGCTCGCCGACAAGCTGGGGTTGACCGTCGACATCGACGAACGGCTCGCCGAATACGACCGCGACATGTCGCACTACGTGCCCATCGAACAGATCGCGCAGGAAAACCCCGAGGAACTGGCCCGGCTGGCAGCCGGGCATCTGCCCACCGGTGTCGACGAGAAGGCGTTCCTGGACCGGGTGGTCGCCGCCGTCGACGACCTCATCGCCGCGGCCGGCCACGACGACACCCTGGTGCTGTTCAGCCACGGCGGCGTCATCAACGTCCTGCTGCATCACATCCTGGGTACCGAGCGGCTGCTGTCGTTCCACGTCGACTACGCCTCGGTGACCCGGTTGCTGGCCTCCCGCAGCGGCAAGCTGTCCGTTGCCGCGGTCAACGGCACCGAACACGTATGGGATCTGCTGCCGCGAAATGTGCGGTGGTAA
- a CDS encoding ABC transporter permease — protein sequence MTYLLTHLDKAWALTLIHLRLSLVPIVLGLLIAIPLGAAVQRTTVPRRTITVIASIVFTIPSLALFVALPLIIPTRILDEANVIVALTLYTTALLVRAVPEALDAVPADVLDAATAVGYRPFTRIVKVELPLAVPVLIASLRVVAVTNISMVSVGSVIGIGGLGTWFTEGYQANKSGQIIAGIIAIFVLAVVIDALILLAGKIITPWTRATAGAR from the coding sequence GTGACGTATCTGCTGACCCATCTGGACAAGGCGTGGGCGCTGACGCTGATCCACCTGCGCCTGTCGCTGGTGCCGATCGTGCTCGGACTGCTCATCGCGATACCACTGGGCGCCGCCGTGCAGCGCACCACCGTACCGCGCCGCACCATCACGGTGATCGCCAGCATCGTCTTCACCATCCCGTCGCTGGCGCTGTTCGTGGCGCTGCCGCTGATCATCCCGACCCGCATCCTCGACGAGGCCAACGTCATCGTCGCCCTCACGCTCTACACCACCGCGCTGCTGGTGCGCGCCGTGCCCGAGGCGCTGGACGCGGTCCCCGCCGACGTGCTCGACGCCGCCACCGCCGTCGGCTACCGGCCCTTCACCCGCATCGTGAAAGTTGAACTGCCCCTGGCCGTTCCGGTTCTCATCGCCAGCCTGCGGGTGGTCGCGGTGACCAATATCTCGATGGTGTCGGTGGGGTCGGTGATCGGTATCGGCGGCCTGGGCACCTGGTTCACCGAGGGTTATCAGGCCAACAAGAGCGGCCAGATCATCGCAGGCATCATCGCCATCTTCGTGCTGGCCGTGGTGATCGACGCGCTGATCCTGTTGGCGGGCAAGATCATCACTCCCTGGACCCGGGCCACGGCGGGGGCGCGATGA
- a CDS encoding NAD(P)-dependent oxidoreductase, producing the protein MNVAVLGLGPMGQALAGALLDAKYRTTVWNRTAAKAGPLQARGAVAAGTPAAAVGAADLILVNVVDHDAVDAVLTAAGDAVAGKTVVGLSSDTPERARRTAELVAGLGGGYLDGAIMTPTATIGTPAASILFAGPRDRYDAGVQVFDALGTPTWLGPEYDRAAAFDMALLDLFWTSVAGFLHAVGIAKAHGIGPTALLPHATGIVDILTPIFTEIAERADTGHHDDPSASVSSVAASLHHLIATARSAGMDDAALQAFAGVVEKAIADGNGAKEISVLTP; encoded by the coding sequence ATGAACGTCGCCGTGCTCGGACTGGGACCCATGGGCCAGGCGCTGGCCGGCGCGCTGCTCGACGCGAAATACCGCACCACGGTGTGGAACCGGACCGCCGCCAAGGCCGGCCCGCTACAGGCCCGCGGCGCCGTGGCCGCCGGCACGCCCGCCGCGGCCGTCGGTGCGGCGGACCTGATCCTGGTCAACGTCGTCGACCACGACGCGGTGGACGCGGTGCTCACCGCGGCCGGCGACGCCGTCGCGGGGAAAACGGTGGTGGGGCTCAGCTCGGATACGCCCGAGCGCGCCCGCCGCACCGCAGAGTTGGTGGCCGGCCTCGGCGGCGGGTATCTCGACGGGGCCATCATGACGCCCACCGCGACCATCGGAACCCCGGCCGCCAGCATCCTCTTCGCCGGCCCGCGGGACCGTTATGACGCCGGCGTGCAGGTGTTCGACGCCTTGGGCACCCCCACCTGGCTGGGCCCCGAGTACGACCGCGCTGCCGCGTTCGACATGGCGTTGCTGGACCTGTTCTGGACCTCGGTGGCCGGGTTCCTGCATGCCGTCGGCATCGCCAAGGCGCACGGCATCGGCCCCACCGCACTGTTGCCGCACGCCACCGGCATCGTCGACATCCTGACCCCGATCTTCACCGAGATCGCCGAACGCGCCGACACCGGTCACCACGATGACCCCAGCGCATCGGTGTCATCGGTGGCCGCGTCGCTGCACCATCTGATCGCCACCGCACGCTCGGCCGGGATGGACGACGCGGCGCTGCAGGCGTTTGCGGGCGTCGTCGAGAAGGCCATCGCCGACGGGAACGGCGCCAAGGAGATCAGCGTGCTGACACCGTAA
- a CDS encoding putative glycolipid-binding domain-containing protein: MTDAAPQSGTESDGAWPAILTWRAHELPRMESVRVQLSGNRIKAYGRIVAAATESHPAFSASYDLVTDEAGATKRLSLTMTLAERERQLSIARDEENMWLVQDHQNQTRRAAYEGALDVDVVFSPFFNALPIRRTGLHQRADTLSLPVVYVRLPELTVELETISYSSTGEGAGISLKSPIAETTITVDSDGFILDYPGLAERI; the protein is encoded by the coding sequence GTGACTGACGCAGCCCCTCAATCAGGCACTGAGTCCGACGGCGCATGGCCGGCGATTCTCACCTGGCGCGCCCACGAGTTGCCCCGCATGGAGTCGGTGCGGGTCCAGCTGTCCGGCAACCGGATCAAGGCCTACGGCCGCATCGTGGCCGCCGCCACCGAGTCACATCCCGCCTTCAGCGCCTCCTACGATCTGGTCACCGACGAGGCCGGTGCCACCAAACGGCTGTCGCTGACCATGACGCTCGCCGAGCGGGAACGCCAGCTGTCCATCGCCCGCGACGAAGAGAACATGTGGCTGGTGCAGGACCACCAGAACCAGACCAGGCGGGCCGCCTACGAGGGCGCGCTCGACGTCGACGTGGTGTTCAGCCCGTTCTTCAACGCGCTGCCCATCCGGCGTACCGGCCTGCACCAGCGGGCCGACACGCTGAGCCTGCCGGTGGTCTACGTGCGGCTGCCCGAACTCACCGTCGAGCTGGAGACCATCAGCTACAGCAGCACCGGCGAGGGCGCCGGCATCAGCCTGAAATCGCCGATCGCCGAGACCACCATCACCGTCGACTCCGACGGTTTCATCCTCGACTATCCAGGACTGGCAGAGCGGATCTGA
- a CDS encoding LapA family protein — MSNDPIAPDPVPEPPADPSPAAPPEDAVKFTRAAALWSSLIVGFLILIVLLIFIAQNTDSGTFHFLGWNWSLPLGVALLLAAVCGGLLAVLVGAARIVQLRIAARKNLKAARRL, encoded by the coding sequence ATGAGCAACGATCCGATCGCGCCGGACCCGGTCCCGGAACCGCCGGCCGACCCGTCCCCGGCGGCCCCACCGGAGGACGCGGTCAAGTTCACCAGGGCGGCCGCACTGTGGTCATCGCTGATCGTGGGCTTCCTCATCCTGATCGTGCTGCTGATCTTCATCGCGCAGAACACCGATTCCGGCACCTTCCACTTCCTGGGCTGGAACTGGTCGCTGCCGCTCGGGGTGGCGCTGCTGCTGGCCGCGGTGTGCGGCGGATTGCTGGCGGTGCTCGTCGGCGCCGCCCGGATCGTGCAGCTGCGCATCGCGGCCCGCAAGAACCTCAAAGCCGCTCGGCGACTCTAG
- a CDS encoding phosphotransferase family protein — protein MTSLDGLDLDALDRHLRAEGIPRSGELRAELISGGRSNLTFRVFDDASAWVLRRPPLHGLTPSAHDMAREYKVVAALAGTPVPVARAVTMRNDDSVLGAPFQMVENVDGQVVRSADELQALGDATVIEGCVDALIQVLADLHAVDPQAVGLGDFGKAQGYLERQVRRWGSQWDLVRLPDDPRDDDVKRLHSALAQGIPVSSRASIVHGDYRIDNTILDNSDPTVVRAVLDWELSTLGDPLSDAALMCVYRNPNFDDVLGMRAAWTSPLLPSADGLAQRYAVASGQELSHWDFYMALAYFKLAIIAAGIDFRAREGGEQSVVGATVAPLIAEGLRLV, from the coding sequence GTGACCTCTCTGGATGGACTCGACCTCGACGCCCTGGACCGCCACCTGCGCGCCGAAGGGATTCCCCGCTCCGGTGAGCTGCGTGCCGAACTGATCTCCGGTGGCCGGTCCAACCTGACCTTCCGGGTGTTCGACGACGCGTCGGCCTGGGTGTTGCGCCGGCCGCCGCTGCACGGGCTGACCCCGTCGGCGCACGATATGGCCCGCGAGTACAAGGTGGTGGCCGCGCTGGCAGGCACCCCGGTGCCGGTGGCCCGCGCGGTGACGATGCGCAACGACGACTCCGTGCTGGGTGCGCCGTTCCAGATGGTCGAGAACGTCGACGGCCAGGTGGTGCGCAGCGCCGACGAACTGCAGGCCCTGGGCGACGCGACGGTCATCGAGGGCTGCGTCGACGCGCTGATCCAGGTGCTGGCCGACCTGCATGCTGTCGATCCGCAGGCTGTCGGGTTGGGTGACTTCGGGAAGGCGCAGGGCTACCTGGAGCGGCAGGTGCGGCGCTGGGGGTCGCAGTGGGATCTGGTGCGGCTGCCCGACGACCCCCGCGACGACGACGTGAAGCGGCTGCATTCCGCTCTGGCACAAGGGATTCCGGTGAGTTCGCGGGCCTCGATCGTGCACGGCGACTACCGCATCGACAACACCATCCTCGACAACTCGGACCCGACCGTGGTGCGTGCGGTGCTGGACTGGGAACTGTCCACCCTCGGTGACCCGCTGTCGGATGCGGCCCTGATGTGCGTGTACCGCAACCCGAACTTCGACGATGTACTCGGCATGCGGGCGGCCTGGACGTCACCGCTGCTGCCGTCGGCCGACGGTCTGGCCCAGCGGTACGCGGTGGCCAGCGGGCAGGAACTGAGCCACTGGGATTTCTACATGGCCCTGGCCTATTTCAAGCTGGCCATCATCGCGGCCGGCATCGACTTCCGCGCCAGGGAGGGCGGCGAACAGTCCGTCGTGGGTGCGACCGTGGCGCCGTTGATCGCCGAGGGCCTGCGGCTGGTCTAG
- a CDS encoding ABC transporter ATP-binding protein codes for MITFTNVTKTYPDGTVAVDDLTLDIPEGTLAAFVGPSGCGKTTSMRMINRMIEPTSGTLTVDGNDVTQVDPVKLRLGIGYVIQSAGLMPHQRVVDNVATVPVLKGETRRAARKAALGVLERVGLDPKLANRYPAQLSGGQQQRVGVARALAADPPILLMDEPFSAVDPVVREELQTEILRLQSELRKTIVFVTHDIDEAVKLGDKVAVFGRGGVLQQYAEPAFVLSNPANELVSGFVGADRGYRGLQFFEGNGLPLHDIPQVAESEIDAQQLDPGEWLLVIRADGKPFAWINAEGVDVHRKGSALYDSTIGGGSFFPPDGSLRQALDAALSSPSGLGVAVDDDGRLLGGIRADDVLAALQRQRRVPKVG; via the coding sequence ATGATCACCTTCACCAACGTCACCAAGACCTATCCGGATGGCACCGTCGCGGTCGACGATCTCACCCTCGACATCCCGGAGGGCACCCTGGCGGCGTTCGTCGGGCCGTCGGGCTGCGGCAAGACCACCTCGATGCGGATGATCAACCGGATGATCGAGCCGACCTCGGGCACGCTCACCGTCGACGGCAACGACGTGACCCAGGTGGACCCGGTCAAGCTGCGCCTGGGCATCGGTTACGTCATCCAGAGCGCCGGGCTGATGCCGCATCAGCGGGTCGTCGACAACGTCGCCACCGTACCGGTGCTCAAAGGCGAAACACGCCGCGCCGCACGCAAAGCCGCCCTCGGTGTGTTGGAGCGGGTGGGCCTGGACCCCAAATTGGCCAACCGCTATCCGGCGCAACTGTCCGGCGGCCAGCAGCAGCGCGTCGGGGTGGCCAGGGCGCTGGCGGCCGACCCGCCCATCCTGCTGATGGACGAACCGTTCAGCGCCGTCGACCCGGTGGTGCGCGAGGAACTGCAAACCGAGATCCTGCGGCTGCAAAGCGAATTGCGCAAGACCATCGTGTTCGTCACGCACGATATCGACGAGGCGGTCAAACTCGGCGACAAGGTGGCGGTGTTCGGCCGCGGTGGGGTGCTGCAGCAGTACGCCGAGCCGGCGTTCGTGTTGTCCAATCCGGCCAACGAACTGGTGTCCGGTTTCGTCGGGGCCGACCGCGGCTACCGCGGGCTGCAGTTCTTCGAGGGCAACGGACTGCCGCTGCACGACATCCCGCAGGTGGCCGAGTCCGAGATCGACGCCCAGCAGCTCGATCCCGGGGAATGGTTGCTGGTGATCCGGGCCGACGGCAAGCCGTTCGCGTGGATCAACGCCGAGGGCGTCGACGTCCACCGCAAGGGAAGTGCGTTGTACGACAGCACGATCGGTGGAGGCTCGTTCTTCCCGCCGGACGGCTCGCTGCGCCAGGCGCTGGACGCCGCGCTGTCCTCACCGTCGGGGCTGGGGGTGGCCGTCGACGACGACGGCCGGCTGTTGGGCGGTATCCGGGCCGACGACGTGCTGGCGGCCCTGCAACGACAACGCCGGGTGCCGAAGGTCGGGTAG
- a CDS encoding alkyl/aryl-sulfatase, whose product MEQKPPTATIAAANRGHRTGLPFDDTRDFADADRGFIGALDPCVVTGSGGKVVWDNDSYAFLAGEAPDSVHPSLWRQSQLCTKQGLYEVTKASGATANDAPGIYQVRGLDLSNISFVEGDTGIIVIDPLVSTETAAAALALYREHRGDRPVKAVIYTHSHVDHFGGVLGVTSQDEVDAGTVAIIAPEGFTDHAVQENVYAGTAMTRRAAYMYGAVLARGPQGQVGCGLGQAPSLGEVALIVPTIDVHDTGEKHTIDGVEIEFQMAPGTEAPAEMHFYFPQFKALCMAENATHNLHNLLTLRGALVRDPHGWAGYLTEAIDTFADRTDVVFASHHWPTWGRDNIVEYLSVQRDLYAYLHDQTLRQLNQGFTGAEIAENFALPPALEQAWHTHGYYGSVSHNVKAVYQRYMGWFDGNPGRLWPHPPEAIGPRYVQAIGGLDRVVELAQQAFDDGDFRWAATLLDHAIFTDENHSGARDLYADTLEQLAYGAENAVWRNFFLSGATELRDGNFGTPTQTTSPTVLAQLTPEQMFDTFAINVNGPRAWELDLTIDVTFVDLAADYRLTLRNGVLVHRKAPADPATATATVTFATKGRLLTFAAGDRDSPGVEFTGDPNALAQLLGALDRPDPGFAIITP is encoded by the coding sequence ATGGAGCAGAAGCCGCCCACCGCCACCATCGCCGCCGCCAACCGCGGCCACCGCACCGGCCTGCCGTTCGACGACACCCGCGACTTCGCCGACGCCGACCGCGGGTTCATCGGGGCACTGGACCCGTGCGTGGTGACCGGTTCCGGTGGAAAAGTGGTATGGGACAACGACTCCTATGCCTTCCTGGCGGGCGAGGCGCCGGATTCGGTGCACCCGAGCCTGTGGCGGCAGTCCCAGCTGTGCACCAAGCAGGGGCTGTATGAGGTCACCAAGGCCAGTGGAGCGACGGCCAACGACGCACCAGGGATCTACCAGGTACGCGGGCTGGACCTGTCGAATATCAGCTTCGTCGAGGGTGACACCGGCATCATCGTGATCGACCCGCTGGTCAGCACCGAGACCGCGGCCGCCGCGCTGGCGCTGTATCGCGAGCACCGCGGGGATCGGCCCGTCAAAGCCGTGATCTACACCCACAGCCACGTCGACCATTTCGGTGGCGTGCTGGGCGTGACCTCGCAGGACGAGGTGGACGCCGGCACGGTGGCCATCATCGCGCCGGAGGGGTTCACCGACCACGCGGTGCAGGAGAACGTCTATGCCGGCACCGCGATGACCCGCCGCGCCGCCTACATGTACGGCGCGGTGCTGGCGCGCGGGCCGCAGGGCCAGGTCGGCTGCGGGCTCGGCCAGGCCCCGTCGCTGGGGGAGGTGGCGCTGATCGTCCCCACCATCGACGTCCATGACACCGGCGAGAAGCACACCATCGACGGGGTCGAGATCGAATTCCAGATGGCGCCCGGCACCGAGGCGCCGGCCGAGATGCACTTCTACTTCCCGCAGTTCAAGGCGCTGTGCATGGCCGAGAACGCCACCCACAACCTGCACAATCTGCTGACCCTGCGCGGTGCGCTGGTGCGGGACCCGCACGGCTGGGCCGGTTACCTCACCGAGGCCATCGACACTTTCGCCGACCGCACCGATGTGGTGTTCGCCTCGCACCACTGGCCCACCTGGGGCCGGGACAACATCGTCGAATACCTCTCGGTGCAGCGCGACCTGTACGCCTACCTGCACGACCAGACCTTGCGCCAGCTCAACCAGGGGTTCACCGGTGCCGAGATCGCCGAGAACTTCGCGCTGCCACCGGCGTTGGAGCAGGCCTGGCACACCCACGGCTACTACGGCTCGGTCAGCCACAACGTCAAGGCCGTATACCAGCGCTACATGGGCTGGTTCGACGGCAACCCCGGCCGGCTCTGGCCGCACCCGCCGGAGGCCATCGGGCCCCGGTATGTGCAGGCCATCGGTGGGCTGGACCGCGTCGTCGAGCTGGCGCAGCAAGCCTTCGACGACGGCGACTTCCGCTGGGCGGCAACACTGTTGGACCACGCCATCTTCACCGACGAGAACCACTCCGGCGCCCGCGACCTGTACGCCGACACCCTGGAACAACTGGCGTACGGCGCCGAGAACGCGGTCTGGCGCAACTTCTTCCTGTCCGGGGCGACCGAGCTGCGCGACGGCAACTTCGGCACCCCCACCCAGACCACGTCACCGACGGTGCTCGCCCAGCTGACCCCCGAGCAGATGTTCGACACCTTCGCCATCAACGTCAACGGTCCGCGAGCCTGGGAGCTGGACCTGACCATCGACGTGACGTTCGTCGACCTGGCGGCCGACTACCGGCTGACGCTGCGCAACGGGGTGCTGGTGCACCGCAAGGCCCCGGCAGATCCGGCCACCGCGACGGCCACCGTCACGTTCGCCACCAAGGGCCGGCTGTTGACGTTCGCCGCCGGCGACCGCGACTCACCGGGGGTGGAGTTCACCGGCGATCCAAACGCCTTGGCGCAGCTGCTGGGCGCCCTGGACCGGCCCGACCCGGGCTTCGCCATCATCACGCCGTAG
- a CDS encoding NAD(P)-dependent oxidoreductase, whose protein sequence is MTNTSQRISFLGLGEMGTALATAAVRAGHATTVWNRTAAKAQAVPDARVAPTVGAALDADLVVVCLFDHRSVHEVLDPVAAHLTGVRIVNLTTTSPAGARELADWARAAGAQYLDGGIMATPGMIGAPGARIFYSGDRAVLDDFRSVLELWGTAEYFGADAGMAALYDLALLSAMYVMFAGFFHGAAMVGAAGVPAGDFAAMAVPWLQAMTAELPGYAKVIDGADYTVPGQQSLLFSDISDIVSASREQGVSTEVVDVVQRLIHRQIDAGHGHEGFARIIEGLRSQERAA, encoded by the coding sequence ATGACCAACACCTCGCAACGGATCAGTTTCCTCGGGCTCGGTGAGATGGGTACGGCACTGGCCACGGCGGCCGTCCGAGCCGGGCACGCGACCACGGTGTGGAACCGCACCGCGGCCAAGGCGCAGGCCGTGCCGGACGCCCGGGTGGCCCCGACGGTCGGCGCGGCGCTGGATGCCGACCTGGTGGTGGTGTGCCTGTTCGACCACCGCTCGGTGCACGAGGTCCTGGACCCGGTGGCCGCGCACCTGACCGGCGTCCGCATCGTCAACCTCACCACCACCTCACCGGCCGGCGCGCGCGAACTGGCGGACTGGGCCCGCGCCGCCGGCGCGCAATACCTGGACGGTGGCATCATGGCGACCCCCGGCATGATCGGTGCGCCTGGCGCTCGGATCTTCTACAGCGGCGACCGCGCAGTGCTCGACGACTTCCGATCCGTCCTCGAATTGTGGGGCACAGCAGAGTATTTCGGCGCCGACGCGGGCATGGCTGCGCTGTACGACCTGGCCCTGCTGTCGGCCATGTACGTGATGTTCGCCGGGTTCTTCCACGGTGCGGCCATGGTCGGGGCGGCGGGCGTGCCGGCCGGTGACTTCGCGGCGATGGCCGTGCCGTGGTTGCAGGCGATGACCGCCGAGCTCCCGGGCTACGCCAAGGTCATCGACGGCGCCGACTACACGGTGCCGGGCCAGCAGAGCCTGCTGTTCTCCGATATCAGCGACATCGTGTCGGCCAGCCGCGAACAGGGCGTCAGCACCGAGGTGGTCGACGTCGTGCAACGGCTCATCCACCGGCAGATCGACGCCGGCCACGGGCACGAAGGGTTCGCCCGCATCATCGAGGGCCTGCGCAGCCAGGAGCGTGCGGCATGA